From the genome of Mycobacterium kansasii ATCC 12478:
GGTGGCGATGATCACCTCGGTGATGTCGACGTCGTCGACCCGCTCACCGATGCGGCTCAGCAGCTCGCGGATCCGCAACTGCTCGGGACCGATCCCGGACAGTGGATCAAGCGCACCACCCAAGACGTGGTAGCGGCCGCGGAATTCGCGAGTGCGCTCGACGGCTTGGATGTCCTTGGGCTCCTCGACGACGCATACCAGGGAGCCGTCGCGGCGTGGATCAGCGCAGATGCGGCAACGTTCGCCATCGGAGACGTTGCCGCACACGGCACAGAACCGCACGCCGTCGCGCACCCGGCCCAGCACGGCGGTCAGCCGGTCGATGTCCGACGGCTCGACCGACAAGAGGTGAAACGCGATGCGCTGCGCGCTCTTGGGTCCGATACCCGGCAACCTACCGAGCTCGTCGATCAGATCCTGGACAGGCCCCTCGAACATGTCGGTGCGGGTCAGACCCCCGGCATACCTGGCGCCCCCGGCGCACCGGGCATACCCGGCATACCTGGCGCCCCCGGTGCACCGGGCATACCCGGCATACCTGGCGCCCCCGGCGCACCGGGCATACCCGGCGCCCCCGGCGGCGCCGGCGGGCGCATCGCCCCGGCCAATGCTCCCAGCCGTTCCTGCGCCATCTTCGTCACCTGCTGCGACGCATCGCGCATCGCACCGACGATCAGGTCCTGCAAGGTCTCGATGTCGTTGGGGTCGACGACCTTGGGGTCGATCGTCACACCGATCACCTCGCCGCTGCCTTTGACACGAACCTGGACCAAGCCACCACCGGCTTGGCCGTGCACCTCAGAGTTGGCCAGTTGGTGCTGGGCTTCCAGTAGCTTCTGCTGCATCTGCTGCGCCTGGGCCAGCAGTGCCGACATATCGCCTCCAGGTTGCATGACAGTCCCCTCGCATCTTGGTCTCGAGTTGGTTTCGCCTGCGGTTGTCGGGCGATTCGAAACATTCAGCCTAGACCGCGCCACGTTAGCTTTGCGCAGTGGACGTACGAGTAGGCCTGCGTGTCGGGATCGCCTTCCTGCTCAGCGGGGTCATCGGAATACTCACCGGGGCCTGGTCGCCACCGAGGGCGACTGCCGCCCCCGCCACTGTCGCCGGCATGGTCGTATTCATCGACCCCGGCCACAACGGGGCCAACGACGCGTCGATCGGGCGCCAGGTACCCACGGGTCGCGGTGGCACCAAGGATTGCCAAGCCAGCGGAACGTCGACCAACAGCGGCTATCCGGAACACACCTTCACCTGGGACACGGCGCTGCGGCTCCGGGCCGCGCTCAACGCGCTGGGGGTGCGCACCGCCATGTCGCGCGGCAACGACAACGCGCTGGGGCCGTGCGTCGACGAGCGGGCCAACATGGCCAACGCCCTGCGCCCCAACGCGGTCGTCAGCCTGCACGCCGACGGCGGGCCGGCCACCGGCCGCGGCTTCCACGTCAACTACTCCGCGCCGCCACTGAATGCGACCCAGGCCGGACCCTCGGTGCAGTTCGCCAAGGTGATGCGAGACCAGCTTCAGGCCTCGGGCATTCCACCGGCCAACTACATCGGCCAGGACGGCCTGTACGGACGTTCCGACCTGGCGGGCCTGAACCTGGCGCAGTATCCGTCGATCCTGGTCGAGCTGGGCAACATGAAGAACCCGGCGGACTCGGCGCTGATCGAATCCGCCGAGGGCCGGCAAAAGTACGCCAACGCGCTGGTCCGCGGCATCGCAGGTTTCCTGGCCGCCCAAAGCCAGGCGCGTTAGCCCTCCAGCTGCTTCTTCAGGTTGGCCAGTACCTCGCCCTGAATCCGCTTCAAGCCCAGCGGCGCAAACGTCTTTTCGAAGAAGCCCTTGACGCCCCCGGCGCCGTTCCAGGCGGTCTTGACGGTGACGCTGCAGCCCGGTCCCGCGGGAGCCACCGTCCAATTGGTGATCATGGACGAGTTCGCGTCCTTCTCGATCACCGTGTGGCCCGCGACGTCAACGCTGACCTGTACATTGCGCACTCGGGATTTGGTCGCCTGCAGCCGCCACTTCGCGACCGTGCCCTGCCCCTGGCCGCCCTCGAGCACCTCGTACTCGCTGTACTGCGGAGAGAGGATTTTCGGGCGGACGTTCCGGTAATCGGCCACTGCGTCGAGTGCGGCCGCGGGCTCAGCATTGATCAAGATCGTGCTGGCTGCGCTCACCTGTGCCATCAGGCGCAACTCCTTTGCCACTATCCGTATCGAGCCCGCGCGCGGATGCAGGGGCCGTGGTCGGTGACTACGATATATGTGATGCCCGCCCGTGAATCTGCGCTGTCCACCTACACATCGGGCGTCGAGCGATTGCTGGCGAGCTATCGTTGCATTCCGGCAACCGCCACCGTCCGGTTGGCCAAGCCCACCTCAAATCTGTTCCGCGCCCGCACCAAACGCGATGCCCCCGGCCTGGATACCTCCGGACTGACCGGCGTCATCGGTGTGGATCCCGATGCCCGCACCGCCGACGTGGCAGGCATGTGCACGTACGAGGACCTGGTCGCGGCGACGTTGCGTTACGGCCTGTCGCCGCTGGTAGTTCCGCAACTGAAGACCATCACCCTCGGCGGGGCGGTCACCGGCCTGGGCATCGAGTCGGCATCGTTTCGCAATGGCCTGCCGCACGAGTCGGTGCTGGAAATGGACATTCTCACCGGCGCCGGCGAATTGCTCACCGCATCCCCCGACCAGCACGCCGACCTGTACCGCACATTTCCGAATTCCTATGGGACACTGGGATATTCGACCCGCCTGCGAATCGAGCTGGAGCCGGTCAAACCCTTTGTGGCGTTGCGGCACATCCGATTCCACTCATTGGCCGAGATGATCGCGGCGATGGAACGCATTGTCGACACCCACGGACTCGACGGAGTCCCGGTGGATTACCTCGACGGAGTAGTCTTCGGCGCCGACGAGAGCTACCTGTGCGTGGGCGTGCGGACGACGACTCCGGGCCCAGTCAGCGACTACACCGGACAAGACATCTACTACCGGTCCATCCGGCATGGGACCGGAGTCAGAGAGGACCGGTTGACCATCCACGACTACTTCTGGCGCTGGGACACCGACTGGTTCTGGTGTTCCCGCGCGTTCGGCGCGCAGAACCCCCGGCTGCGGCGCTGGTGGCCGCGCCGCTACCGGCGCAGCAGCGTCTACTGGAAGCTGGTGGCGGTCGATCAGCGCTTCGGAATCGCCGACCGGATCGAGAAGCGCAGGGGACGTCCGGCGCGCGAGCGGGTCGTGCAAGACGTCGAGGTGCCCATCGGGCGCACCGGCGAATTCCTGGAATGGTTCCTAGGCAATGTGCCGATCACACCAATCTGGGTGTGCCCATTGCGGCTACGCCACCCGAGCGGGTGGCCGCTGTACCCGATCCAGCCGGATCGCACCTACGTCAATATCGGGTTCTGGTCATCGGTGCCGGTAGGTGCCACCGAGGGCGCGACGAACCGGGCGATCGAGGCGAAGGTGAGCGAACTCGACGGCCACAAGTCGCTTTACTCCGACAGCTACTACACCCGCGAGGAGTTTGACGAGCTCTACGGCGGGGAGTCTTACAGCACCGAGAAAAAGATCTACGACCCGGACTCGCGTCTACTCGACCTCTACGCAAAGGCGGTACAACGACGATGACAACGATCAAGGAGGCCAGCCGTCCCACAGCGGGGGGCAAGCTGACCATGGCCGAAATCCTGGCGATTTTCACCGCTCCCGGACAGCAGCCGCTCAAGTTCGCCGCCTATGACGGCAGCACTGCCGGACGTGCCGACGCGGCGCTGGGTCTGGAACTCACGTCACCACGCGGCATCACCTACCTGGCGACGGCCCCGGGTGAACTGGGTCTGGCCCGCGCCTACGTATCGGGTGACCTGCAGACTCGGGGCGTCCATCCCGGCGACCCGTATCAGCTGCTCAAAGCGCTGACCGACCGGGTGCAATTCAAGCGGCCGTCGCCGCGGGTGCTGGCCAATGTCGTGCGCTCGATCGGTGTGGAGA
Proteins encoded in this window:
- the recR gene encoding recombination mediator RecR is translated as MFEGPVQDLIDELGRLPGIGPKSAQRIAFHLLSVEPSDIDRLTAVLGRVRDGVRFCAVCGNVSDGERCRICADPRRDGSLVCVVEEPKDIQAVERTREFRGRYHVLGGALDPLSGIGPEQLRIRELLSRIGERVDDVDITEVIIATDPNTEGEATATYLVRMLRDIPGLTVTRIASGLPMGGDLEFADELTLGRALTGRRVLA
- a CDS encoding YbaB/EbfC family nucleoid-associated protein, encoding MQPGGDMSALLAQAQQMQQKLLEAQHQLANSEVHGQAGGGLVQVRVKGSGEVIGVTIDPKVVDPNDIETLQDLIVGAMRDASQQVTKMAQERLGALAGAMRPPAPPGAPGMPGAPGAPGMPGMPGAPGAPGMPGMPGAPGAPGMPGV
- a CDS encoding Rv3717 family N-acetylmuramoyl-L-alanine amidase gives rise to the protein MDVRVGLRVGIAFLLSGVIGILTGAWSPPRATAAPATVAGMVVFIDPGHNGANDASIGRQVPTGRGGTKDCQASGTSTNSGYPEHTFTWDTALRLRAALNALGVRTAMSRGNDNALGPCVDERANMANALRPNAVVSLHADGGPATGRGFHVNYSAPPLNATQAGPSVQFAKVMRDQLQASGIPPANYIGQDGLYGRSDLAGLNLAQYPSILVELGNMKNPADSALIESAEGRQKYANALVRGIAGFLAAQSQAR
- a CDS encoding SRPBCC family protein, which gives rise to MAQVSAASTILINAEPAAALDAVADYRNVRPKILSPQYSEYEVLEGGQGQGTVAKWRLQATKSRVRNVQVSVDVAGHTVIEKDANSSMITNWTVAPAGPGCSVTVKTAWNGAGGVKGFFEKTFAPLGLKRIQGEVLANLKKQLEG
- a CDS encoding FAD-binding oxidoreductase — its product is MPARESALSTYTSGVERLLASYRCIPATATVRLAKPTSNLFRARTKRDAPGLDTSGLTGVIGVDPDARTADVAGMCTYEDLVAATLRYGLSPLVVPQLKTITLGGAVTGLGIESASFRNGLPHESVLEMDILTGAGELLTASPDQHADLYRTFPNSYGTLGYSTRLRIELEPVKPFVALRHIRFHSLAEMIAAMERIVDTHGLDGVPVDYLDGVVFGADESYLCVGVRTTTPGPVSDYTGQDIYYRSIRHGTGVREDRLTIHDYFWRWDTDWFWCSRAFGAQNPRLRRWWPRRYRRSSVYWKLVAVDQRFGIADRIEKRRGRPARERVVQDVEVPIGRTGEFLEWFLGNVPITPIWVCPLRLRHPSGWPLYPIQPDRTYVNIGFWSSVPVGATEGATNRAIEAKVSELDGHKSLYSDSYYTREEFDELYGGESYSTEKKIYDPDSRLLDLYAKAVQRR